The DNA window GGAATGGGAGTTTGCAAAAGAAGGGGAAACACTGATCGACCATTTTGAACTGGACCAATCCGCAGATGCAACTCAAGGTTCCTATAAAACGATCAACAACAAGATCAAGTCAGTACAACGGAAAATAACGGTTAATAGCCTGATGCCTGTCAATTATTTTATTATTACTGCCGTTGATAAAAATGGTAATAAACGTAGCTCTTTCCCTTACCTGGTGCAGCCTGTAGACTCTGTTCCTCCGGCTACGCCTGCTGATCTTACCGCTGTTATAGATAGTGCCGGCCATGTTACCTTAAAATGGAAAGATAATACAGAACCAGATCTGAAAGGATATGTGATACTGAAGAGTAATCTGAAAAATGAGGAGGCAGCGGTATTGAATGAGGAACCCGTTACTATTGCGCAATTCAGGGATAGTGTAGGCCTGCGCTCTCTCAATTCGAAAGTATATTATGCGGTAATGGCATTGGATCAGCGTCTGAACAGGTCTAAGCCTACACCGTTTGTCGAAGTCACGAAACCGGATAAGATACCGCCTGTTTCTCCGGTGTTTAAAGGCTACGATGCAAACGATGGCCATATTACACTCTCATGGATCAATAGTAGTTCAGCGGATGTGGCTACGCATAAACTGTACAGGAAAAATGCCGATAGTGTACAGGCTCCATGGATATTGGTAAAGGAATTCCCAGGAAAAGAAACTGCTGGTTATACTGATGGACAGGTAGTGAATGGGCAAACCTATCTCTATAACATTGTTGCAGTTGATAACAGTAATAATGTATCATTACCCGCTCCAACGCTTACCGTAACTGTTTTTACGGCTGCTGTAACACCTGCGGTAAAGAACCTGCAGGCTGCTGCCAACAGAACTGAGAAGAGAATTGAAGTGAGCTGGGGATATAATAATAATGAAGTGGTGGAATACCAGGTATATAAGGCTGTGAATAAAGGAGCTGTAACGTTATGGAAAGTAGTGAATGCCAATATTCAATTGCTGAACGATACTGAAATATTTGCGAATAATAACTACCGGTACGCTGTACGTGCGGTATTAAAGAACGGACGTATGAGCAAGTGGACTGAGGTAAAAGTAGCATACTAAAAGCCCGACCCTATGAAAATTTATATTGGTATTATACTGACAATGCTGCTCTGGTATCAGCAAACTTCCGGGCAGGCAAATTACCGGCTGAAAACTAAGACAAGTATATACAGACCCGACTTCTCGTATAGGTATATATGTGATGACAATTTTTTTGATCTGGTAGCCAATTTTTCCAATGCCCGTGGTATGAGTATCCCTACTCCCGGTTATCAGGCATCTATCGGCAATTCAGGCTATGATATGCAAAACCTGGTGTCGGACCCAAACTGGTCTGCCCAGTATGTACCTCCAACTCCCCAAAGAGTACTTTTTGATAGTATAACCTTTCCCACTACTAACGATCTGACGGGGATATATATACGAACACTTTCATCAAAGTCTGGTGGGGGGGGATGTTCCGTTAGTTGTGACGAAAGTTATACTTTCCCCGTTAGTGGTTTATCGTCTGCTGGCTGTGCCTATACTTCCAGGTATAAACATTCTAATTATATTAACGATAATACCTGTTTTACACATTTGGTGGAAGTATGGGTATATCCTATATTGGATAATGCGTTGCAACAACCGGCGGATAAAGCAATTGGTACCGAAGACCCAATCACTATCTCTGCTATTGCCGGTTTCCCTTCGCCCGTTTATAAATGGCAGTTCAATGTGGATGGAACATGGAGATCATTTCCTGCTGCATACATTGGTTCCAGCACTATAGCGTTTACGGCTACCGATTTGTTGGCCGGGTCCGGGTTGAATGTCAATAATTACATCTCAAAAAATGTCTATATCCGTCTCGATAATTGTTCTGGTGGCTCTTCATCCAATATCATTACACTAAATATCAAAAAATCGCCACCTGCCATTATTAATACTATTGTTACACAACCGACCTGTTTCGATTCCAATGATGGTAAGTTCAACGTTACTTTTGGCCGATCGTTACTCAATGGTGAATCCCTTTTGCTTAACCTCCTGGATCCCACTCGTCCGGGACGGCCACTTTTCCATCAGATCACTGCTGCAGATCTGGGCGCCGACAACAGCTATACTTTCCCTGACAACCTGCCGGCCGCCAATTATTACCTGACATACCAGAGTAAGTTTGATACCGCACAATCCAATGTGAAAAAAACGGTGCAGTATAGTGTTACAGCACCTGCGCCCGTTGCTTTTACTACCACTTCTTCAAACGTTTGGTGTTATGCCGGAAAAGACGGTACCATTACATTGCAGGCTACCGGTGGGGTCGGTAATTATCAATACATGATCAAAAGAGCCGGACAGCCGGATTCCTCCTGGTATTCGTTTTCTTCCGGTAATACCAGTCTTATTACGGCATTATCTGCAGGCAATTATATCATCCAGGTAAGAGACGGGAGTCAGTGTTACGCAAAAAGCAGCGCCAACGGCCCCGTTATCAATAAAAATATCGCGATCACACAACCTGCGGTTCCCTTACAGATCAACCTGGTACAATCCGCCAATCCGCTGGGGTATGGGTTGTCTGATGGATGGGTAGAAGCTGAGATCACCGGTGGCACCGGATTGCCGGATGGCTCTTATCATTACCAATGGACATCGAATGGTACAGTGTTAACAGGAGGTGTTACAACCACTGTCACGGCAACCGGCTATCGTATCAGATTATCAGGAATACCACAAGGGACCTATAAGTTAAATGTCACCGATAATAACTACCTGTCAGCGACTACCAATGCTGGTTGTACAGCCACAGACAGCTTTAGTTTGGTGCAGCCGCCTCCGCTGGTGGTGGCAATAGCCATTACAGACAGTGTACAATGTAAAGGCAATACAGATGGCATATTGGTCGCTCACGCAAAAGGGGGAATGCCTTTTACGACAGGCCTCCCTTACGCCTATACGTGGAAAAAGAAAAATACATCCGGCACATGGGATGTATTAACTACACAAACAGATAGCATTGCCGGTAGCCTCAATGCCGGGTGGTATGCGGTGAATATAAAAGATGCCAATGGCATCGTATTAAATAAAGACAGTATCTTCTTTTTACCCGAGCCACTTCTGTTACAGGTAAGCATCAGTAAAACAGATGTTACCTGCAGTGGTTTCCCTGATGGGAATGCCTTTGCAAACGTCACTGGTGGCAACCAACCCTACCAGCTCATCTGGAATACCGGCGATACCGGTGATACCATCACTCACCTGGCTGCAGGTACTTACCTGGTGTATGTGAAAGACCGGCATGGTTGTAAAACACAGCTTAATACGGTAATTGCACAGCCCAATGCTATCAATGTTACTGCTACGGTTACACAGCCCACTTGTTTTAATAGCTGCGATGGGGCAATAGCTGTGGGCATTACTGGCGGTACCTCACCTTTCATTTATCAATGGACAGGTACTAACGGTAACGCTAGTACGGTTAATAATCTTTGTAGTGGTGCTTATCAGGTGAAAATCACAGATGCCAATGGCTGTAGCTTCACACAGGGCGTTACGCTGGATAATCCCGCCCCATTGCCACTCCGTCTGAAACCTGACCGCTATATCTGCACCGGACAAGCTATCTCTTATGATATTACAGTAGATAAACCAGGAATGCAATACCAATGGACATCTCCCAACGGATTCAGCAGCAGGCAGGCTGCGGTAACGCTTACGCAGGCTGGCACTTATTATGCACAGGTAGTCGATGCACACAACTGTATCTCTAAAGATACATTGGTGTTAACGGCGTTTACTTCCACGGTAGCCAGTGAGTTTGCACTCCCTTCACAGGCCTTTACCAATGAAGATATTGTGATCGTAAATATCAGTAATCCTGCACCGGATAGTATAAGATGGACGCTGCCCGCAGCTGCCGGCATCTTACAGCAGGATTATAATCTGGCCAGACTGACTTTTAGAGATACCGGTACTTATGCTATCAGGCTTACTACCTATAAGGGGTCCTGTTACGCCGATCAGGTACAGCAGGTAATTGTGACCGACAGGGCCGGTTTTCCAGGCGTCAGTAATACCCGGAACCCATTTATAAAAGAGTTTTCCATATCACCTAATCCTAATTACGGCAGCTTTACGGTACAGGTAGTGCTGCAACGGGATGCGCCCATCAGATTAAAACTGATCAGACTGAACACAAGCCAGGTGACCAGCCTTGTCTTACAATCCGGACTGGCAGCTTATTCGATACCGATGAAAGTCACGGCTGCTTCCGGGCTTTATGTGCTGGTGCTGGAGACACCCAATGGTAACGCTTCTTTAAAGGTGGCTATTCTCTAATGTTTTCAATGAATACCAATGAACAGGAAGAATAAACGGATAAGGCTATACGCAATCCTTCTACTGGCAGAACTATTGGGGGGATGTTATAAAGAAGAACAATACCCGGTAAAAGCAGTATTTTCTATACAGGTAGAGAATAATAATTATTCCGTGCCGGTACAGGTAAATATCAGCAATAACACCACCGGTGCTGAAACCTTTTCCTGGAGCTTTGAAGGCGGAAATCCGGCGACATCAGCAAAAAAAGATCCCGGCACTATTGTGTATAATAATCCCGGTAATTATATTCTCAAATTAATTGCAGGTAACCGGTATGGCGGCATAGATAGTATGACCATACCAATAAAGGTGGATGCTGATGTGGAACCAGGATTTACCTGTACCAATGCTCAGTCCTGGTTTCCGCCGGTTACGTGTCAGTTGAACAATATTACAAAAGGTGCTGACAGATATGAATGGACTTTTGAGGGTGGCGAACCCGCATCTTCAACACAGATGCAACCAGGAAACGTGGTATTCCGGCAGCCAGGGAAACATAAGATCACATTAAAGGCAGGCAACGGGCGCGTAAGCTTTACCAGGGATACTACTATCACAGTTTTACCCGACCTGGTAGCTGATTTCAGCATTGCCTGGCCTGCATCAAATGATGATAAACAGGTTCCTTTCAATGTGATCACAGTTAATAAATGCATCAGTGCTACCAGCTATAACTGGTCGTTTACAGGAGGCGCCCCTGCTATATCAACAGACCAGGCTCCATCGGTACTATATAATACTCCAGGTATCTATACGCTTTCCCTGACCGCAGCCAATGATAAAAAATCTGTAGTGGCCACAAAAACAATCACAGTATTACCCAATACCCATCTCTATACGTTTACGGATATACGATTGGGTATTAATACAGCACAAAATACTATTGGCAGCTATTTTTCTTCTGTATTGGGAAAAGTGCTGAAAAGCGGTGAGGTAACAGCTGCAAATGGCAGCCAGATTGACTTCTGTTATTTTGGTCTGAATAATGGATTTAACTATAATAAAATTATTTCACCGGATAGTGTGCAGCTGTATACATTTTCCGCTATCCCGAATGCAATTAATATTCAGGTGATCAACAAACAAGAGTCTTGCGGATGTGGCGTTAATTTTTCGGTAGCTGATTTTGACAGCATGACAGACGATACACCGCTAAGAATGTTGAATATCAGCCAAAGTATAGCCGGCCTTGCGGAATTTGATAATACGGTGCCGAGAGTTGTCCTCTTCAAAACATCTGACGGCAGAAAGGGGGCTGTTAAAATAAAACAATTCGTTAATGCTGGTCAGCAAAGCTATATTCTCTGTGATATCAAGATTACGAAACCATAACTTTCGCCATACTTCATAGCCAGAGGCATCACCAGATAAATAACAAGGCTCTCAAATCATTGGATTTGAGAGCCTTGTTATTTATAGGCTTTCTGAAAATTTTTTATACTAAAACACCTTCCGTGCTTCATTTCCAAATAGTGCCATTGGATTAGAGAATAGTGCAGCTTAAGAAATATTTCATTACAGACCTTTGTAATGTCAGATTTTGAAATACTCATAGAGGATTTAAATAAATGGATATGAAGAAGTTATCCGGGATGGGAAGATTGGCTCTGCTACTTTCAAGTAGCCTTACTATTATGGTTGGAACAGCGATAGCTCCTTCACTTACGGAAATATCGAAGCACCTGGGGTTTGCAAAAAGTCCCGGATGGCTTATTACTTTACCTTCACTTGGTGTTGTGTTATTTGCACCTTTTGTAGGTAAGTTAATAGATCAAAAAGGACCATATGTTATAATGCTATGGGGATTGATACCCTATGCGGTGTTGGGAACTATAGGAGCGGTACTGCGTAATCCTTACCTTATTATCATCGATCGTTTATTACTTGGCGGTGCTACCGCAGCCGTACAGGCATCAGGCACAGGCCTTATTGCAGCCCTTTTTCACGGCAAGGCCCGCATGAAAATGATTGCGTGGCAGGGAATGAGTATCGAGCTGGGTGGGGTGGTTTTTCTCAGCATCGGAGGACTTTTGGGTGAGCTGGGTTGGCAATATCCGTTTTTCATTTACCTCATCGGTTTAGTTTGTGCGTTCCTGATTGTTAGAACTATAAACCTGCAACCTGCGCCTGTAGCCCAGCATGACGAAAGCACCGATACCCGGATCTCGTTAAAATTGGTTGTCATAATAATCAATTCTGCATTTGCCATGATTTTGTTTTTTGTAGCCTTTGTGGGTCTACCGGTTTACCTCACTGAAGTCTTTCATTATTCAGAATCAGCAATCGGATATTTTATGGCCTTTATTTCTCTGATCGCGGTGGTTGCAGCTGGTCAAATGCCGAAGGTAGTCAGGAAATTTTCTGAGTTTAGGGTAGTTGCAACGGGATTCCTCTTTTTTATGGCTGGATTAGGAACATTTTATCTTGCCAATTCCTTATTAATGCTCTTTATAGCGGCATTATGTATGGGAATAGGTTTTGGCTTTACCATTCCGCTGCTTAATCATATGACACTTGAGGAAAGCAGGCCTTCAAACAGAGGCCGTAATCTTGGCCTCTATTCAATGGGTGTCTTTGGTGGTCAGTTTCTTTCTTCATTTATTACTGAAATATCATCAGATGTAGCCCTTACATTTTTGAATGGTGCAGTGCTGGCATTTGTAGTTGCAATTATGCTGTTACTGGTTACCGGTAAATCATCCCGATTTAAAATAGCCTGATACGTTTTAATATATACTGAAAATAAAAAATAAATTTTATGAGAATAGAAGAAGCAAATGACCTCCTGAAACCTGGATACTTACCATTTGAAGCTGGCTGGAAGCGTTATGACGATGGTTTGTTAGTTGTTGCTGCACGTTCCAGTCTTGCTAATATCACAGGGGAAATGGTAGAATGGTGGTTTACTTATGTTCAAAACACTGAGCAGTACACCATTTGGCATAAAGATGACCATGTATTCAGCGATTGGATCGGAGAACGGGGAACAGGTAAATATATTGGTGGAACACATATCGCTCACGAGAGACTAGGTGGAGATGAAATACACAAGTTGAAGATCAATTTTCTTGATCCGGCTAACATACTGGATGTATCGAAATTTGAGGAGCTTGGCGTTACTGCTGTTCATGCCAGATTGGGAATAGATGGGATGCCTGGTTACGCAGCCAAAATGGTCCATTTTATTCGCGATACCGACTATGGTTGTGAAATGCGCAGCCGATTCTGGTTGGGATATTTTGAAGGAAACGACCTGGAGAATAACCTTGAAACACGTCTTACGATTTATCCGGATGAATTAGGTGAGGGTTTGTGTAAACATTGCCATGAAGAGATGAGTAATTTTAATATTTTCTTACCTGAACTGTATGAAAAGGAGACCGGTAAAAAAGCTAAAAAGAACACGCTTAATGATCTGCTGAAAAATGTATAAAACAATATACGCCACTGTCATAAAGCGGCAGTGGCGTATATTTGTATGCTAGCATGAAAATTTATCCGGCATATGAAATTCATTCACCAGATTGATCCATTGAAATTTGTCTTTTTCGAGCTGTACCGTTGCCCTGATAGTTACTTGCAAAATCCTCAACGGGCTGATTTTTTTGAAATTATTTGGTTTAAGCATCCTGAAGGAAACGGTTCAGACAGCAAAAAAGGAGAGCATTACATGTACCTGGTCCCTCCATATCGTCTTACAAAATTAAGTCTGGATGATAAGGATGGATGTATGATTGCTTTTAAAAGAGAGTATTTGGAAGAAGATGACAAAGAATATGCGTTGGATGTTTTTAATCTCTTCAATATGCATGGGCAGTACACCAGTTTGCGTATAGATGACGATGTGGTAGAAACCTTCCAATACTTAAAAGTATTGATAGAGAAAGAATACTATAATTCAATGGGGACCTATCTGGTTTTAAAGGCGCTATTGAAAGTTTTTCTGTTGAATCTAATCCGTATTAACCAGCATTATTTTTTAAATCAGGATGTAAATCAGAAGCGGGTCTACCAGTTTATTATGCTGATGGATGAAAATTATAAGACAGAACGAAAGGCAGATTTTTATTCCTCAAAAATGGGGATTAGTGAAAAGCGGATAAACCAGATTCTGAAAGAGAAAATGAATAAAACACTTACGCAGTTATTACATGAAAGAGTGATTCTGGAAGCAAACAGAATGCTGATTGCCGGCGAGTTTACCATCAAGGAGATTGCATTCAACTTAAACTTTGAGGATCCGGCATATTTTTCCCGATTTTATAAAAAGCAAACAGGACAAACACCTGAGGACTTTAAAAAACATAAATATATTGATGATGAAACTGACGAAGGAAATTGAAAAATTAATGTTTAAAGATATAGATGCGCTGCTATCTCCTAAACCAATATACCTCGAGGCGGGTATCAAAAGATTGGAAAACGGCATGCTCCACGTTGCTATGAGAAACGTTCTGCATAACTGTAAAGGGAAGATGTTGGATTGGTGGTTTAAATACTTTGAAACCACTGCGGATTTAAAGTTATGGCATCCACATGACCATGTAGCGCACGGTGGCTGGGATAGTAAATGGATTAAAAACGAAAATTATATCGGGGCCACCATTCATGCAACAGAATCCCTGGGCGATATCCCTCCAGTACCTGCTACCATTAAATTTCATGACCCCGCGGAAATTTTTAATCCTGAGATTTTAAAACAGGCATATGCTAACGGAGATGTCAGTACGGTCGTTTATGCCAGAATCGGATTTGGTGAAAATACGCCGACGGACATAAATGGTGATCCTATGGATGGTTACATGGTGCATGTTGTAAGAGACATGGCACAGGGTTGTACCTTGAGAAGCCATTTTTTCCTTGGGGCGTTAACAGCAGACAGCGATCGTCAGCTGCCTGATGAAATTGGATTCGGGTTGATGGAGCATTGTTATAGTGAGTTTACCTATCTTTCACAAGTTCTCCCTTCACTCTACTACGCAGAAAATAAAAATGGAGACAAGGCACCTCTTCTCTGGTGATTTCCCGAAAATTTCTGAAGCCCGCCATCACGGCGGGTTTTGTGCGTTGGCTTTATAATTAAATCTATAAAGGAGTTTTTATGGTTGACATAACCATTTATATCCTGTTTCAAAAGTTAATAATCCCTTAATACACACACCAGAAAATTGCGCTTATGTTTGTTGTTGTGAAAATAGTGGCAAACTATGCGATTACCCTTACCTGAACAATCGGATGTATTGTTGCTGGAAGAATGCAGGAAAGACAATACCAAGGCCTATGATATACTGTTTGACAGGTATTCCGGAAAACTGTATAACTATGCGCTGAAGTACATCCGTGACGAAGTCAAGGCGGAAGAGGCCATGATGGACCTGATGTTCTGGCTGTGGGATAAACGTCACGAGCTGGCACCGGATGTACAACTGGCCCCTTATCTGTTCCGGGCTATGAAGCATGCTGTTATTAAAGTGATGACCCGTCATCAGACTCAAACCGTACCACTTGATTTTGCGGACGATACCGCTACTGAAGATGCTGGCAACCGCCTGCGCGAAACTGAACTGACCGCACTGTATCATGAGAAGTTGAGTGCCCTCAGTCAGCAACGGCAAAAGGTGTTCCGCCTTAGCAGGCATAATAATATGAGTCACGCAGAAATTGCGAAGGAGATGAATCTCTCCTTGTTCACTGTTAAAAATCATATCAAAGCATCCCTGACCTATTTTCGCTCTGAACTGAAGGACTACATTGATATTTCCGGTGTTTTGATTTTCCTGTTCTTTCTCTGAAAAAAAAATATTTTAGCTACGATTAGCCCTCCCGCATTTTTTTTGGCCTTTATATAGTAGGTGATCAGTTTTTCACCTGCATAACATGGCAAATCTTACAAAAGCACTTTTACTAAAATATCTCGATAACAACTGCAACGATGCAGAAAAGGCTATCGTGGAAGCATACCTGCAACAGCCGGAAAGTAATACTATGCTGAGTCTTCTCCTGGAAGAAAGAATGGAGAAAGATATGGCTGACAGTATGGATGCGCCGGTGGATGAAAAAATGCAGCAACAATGGGCTGCAAATATGCGTGCCCGTATGGGGAGAGAAGATACGGTAAAGCCGTTGCGAAAACGTTATTATGTAGCAGCGGCTGCTGCTGCATCAGTACTGCTGATTGCAGGATTGTTTGCCTTGTTTAATAATAGCCGGTCAAAAAACGCAGTATCGTCATTAGCCCTGCAACAAAACAAAGCGGGGGAACGTAAGGTTATCCAGTTAAGTGACGGTTCTACCATTCACCTGGGAGCTGCCAGTCAGTTACAATATCCTGAACAGTTCACTGGTGCAACAAGAGAAATCACGCTGACAGGGGAGGCCTTTTTTGATATCGCCACAGATCCCGGACATCCGTTTATTATACATACCGGCACTATTGCTACTACTGTACTGGGCACCTCGTTTAAAATCGCCGCATTTGAAGGACAGCCACTGGTGGTATCAGTGGCAACAGGGAAGGTACGCGTTGATGACAGTAGCAATGGACAAATCCGGCAACTG is part of the Chitinophaga flava genome and encodes:
- a CDS encoding FecR family protein produces the protein MANLTKALLLKYLDNNCNDAEKAIVEAYLQQPESNTMLSLLLEERMEKDMADSMDAPVDEKMQQQWAANMRARMGREDTVKPLRKRYYVAAAAAASVLLIAGLFALFNNSRSKNAVSSLALQQNKAGERKVIQLSDGSTIHLGAASQLQYPEQFTGATREITLTGEAFFDIATDPGHPFIIHTGTIATTVLGTSFKIAAFEGQPLVVSVATGKVRVDDSSNGQIRQLAILTAGKQVSWNNENALLENIRAEDIANWQNGRLVFNNQTLQEVATTLERWYDVKINFSHPQKAKEKVTITLFAGSALMTTLQTLAVGNNFNYSAKGREVTIY
- a CDS encoding helix-turn-helix domain-containing protein produces the protein MKFIHQIDPLKFVFFELYRCPDSYLQNPQRADFFEIIWFKHPEGNGSDSKKGEHYMYLVPPYRLTKLSLDDKDGCMIAFKREYLEEDDKEYALDVFNLFNMHGQYTSLRIDDDVVETFQYLKVLIEKEYYNSMGTYLVLKALLKVFLLNLIRINQHYFLNQDVNQKRVYQFIMLMDENYKTERKADFYSSKMGISEKRINQILKEKMNKTLTQLLHERVILEANRMLIAGEFTIKEIAFNLNFEDPAYFSRFYKKQTGQTPEDFKKHKYIDDETDEGN
- a CDS encoding DAPG hydrolase family protein → MRIEEANDLLKPGYLPFEAGWKRYDDGLLVVAARSSLANITGEMVEWWFTYVQNTEQYTIWHKDDHVFSDWIGERGTGKYIGGTHIAHERLGGDEIHKLKINFLDPANILDVSKFEELGVTAVHARLGIDGMPGYAAKMVHFIRDTDYGCEMRSRFWLGYFEGNDLENNLETRLTIYPDELGEGLCKHCHEEMSNFNIFLPELYEKETGKKAKKNTLNDLLKNV
- a CDS encoding SprB repeat-containing protein, encoding MKIYIGIILTMLLWYQQTSGQANYRLKTKTSIYRPDFSYRYICDDNFFDLVANFSNARGMSIPTPGYQASIGNSGYDMQNLVSDPNWSAQYVPPTPQRVLFDSITFPTTNDLTGIYIRTLSSKSGGGGCSVSCDESYTFPVSGLSSAGCAYTSRYKHSNYINDNTCFTHLVEVWVYPILDNALQQPADKAIGTEDPITISAIAGFPSPVYKWQFNVDGTWRSFPAAYIGSSTIAFTATDLLAGSGLNVNNYISKNVYIRLDNCSGGSSSNIITLNIKKSPPAIINTIVTQPTCFDSNDGKFNVTFGRSLLNGESLLLNLLDPTRPGRPLFHQITAADLGADNSYTFPDNLPAANYYLTYQSKFDTAQSNVKKTVQYSVTAPAPVAFTTTSSNVWCYAGKDGTITLQATGGVGNYQYMIKRAGQPDSSWYSFSSGNTSLITALSAGNYIIQVRDGSQCYAKSSANGPVINKNIAITQPAVPLQINLVQSANPLGYGLSDGWVEAEITGGTGLPDGSYHYQWTSNGTVLTGGVTTTVTATGYRIRLSGIPQGTYKLNVTDNNYLSATTNAGCTATDSFSLVQPPPLVVAIAITDSVQCKGNTDGILVAHAKGGMPFTTGLPYAYTWKKKNTSGTWDVLTTQTDSIAGSLNAGWYAVNIKDANGIVLNKDSIFFLPEPLLLQVSISKTDVTCSGFPDGNAFANVTGGNQPYQLIWNTGDTGDTITHLAAGTYLVYVKDRHGCKTQLNTVIAQPNAINVTATVTQPTCFNSCDGAIAVGITGGTSPFIYQWTGTNGNASTVNNLCSGAYQVKITDANGCSFTQGVTLDNPAPLPLRLKPDRYICTGQAISYDITVDKPGMQYQWTSPNGFSSRQAAVTLTQAGTYYAQVVDAHNCISKDTLVLTAFTSTVASEFALPSQAFTNEDIVIVNISNPAPDSIRWTLPAAAGILQQDYNLARLTFRDTGTYAIRLTTYKGSCYADQVQQVIVTDRAGFPGVSNTRNPFIKEFSISPNPNYGSFTVQVVLQRDAPIRLKLIRLNTSQVTSLVLQSGLAAYSIPMKVTAASGLYVLVLETPNGNASLKVAIL
- a CDS encoding fibronectin type III domain-containing protein; the protein is MPLKYTLTFAIFLSLCIPAQAQQKATSKPERPAILLKARAQEHRILLRWAVNQPAAWKLANQYGFMIERYTVLKNGHAYTVKDGVEKVLLTKAPLKPYPLEKWADIMKRSDDAAVIAQGLYGESFTVTGGKQDMATIVNMSNEQEQRFSFSLLAADRNFEAAQMAGWGYVDNTANPDEKYVYRIYTVVPATKMKIDTAGVFIGIKDFQPLPQPKDLYGNFGDKTVMLSWNYRLLKDVYSSYYIERSTDGTHFTKLSDLPVINLNENDARTPSRMFYTDTLQENNQQYYYRVTGLTSFGESGPPSAVTSGSGKQMLAYVPNIKAAGIINESSATLEWEFAKEGETLIDHFELDQSADATQGSYKTINNKIKSVQRKITVNSLMPVNYFIITAVDKNGNKRSSFPYLVQPVDSVPPATPADLTAVIDSAGHVTLKWKDNTEPDLKGYVILKSNLKNEEAAVLNEEPVTIAQFRDSVGLRSLNSKVYYAVMALDQRLNRSKPTPFVEVTKPDKIPPVSPVFKGYDANDGHITLSWINSSSADVATHKLYRKNADSVQAPWILVKEFPGKETAGYTDGQVVNGQTYLYNIVAVDNSNNVSLPAPTLTVTVFTAAVTPAVKNLQAAANRTEKRIEVSWGYNNNEVVEYQVYKAVNKGAVTLWKVVNANIQLLNDTEIFANNNYRYAVRAVLKNGRMSKWTEVKVAY
- a CDS encoding PKD domain-containing protein, which encodes MNRKNKRIRLYAILLLAELLGGCYKEEQYPVKAVFSIQVENNNYSVPVQVNISNNTTGAETFSWSFEGGNPATSAKKDPGTIVYNNPGNYILKLIAGNRYGGIDSMTIPIKVDADVEPGFTCTNAQSWFPPVTCQLNNITKGADRYEWTFEGGEPASSTQMQPGNVVFRQPGKHKITLKAGNGRVSFTRDTTITVLPDLVADFSIAWPASNDDKQVPFNVITVNKCISATSYNWSFTGGAPAISTDQAPSVLYNTPGIYTLSLTAANDKKSVVATKTITVLPNTHLYTFTDIRLGINTAQNTIGSYFSSVLGKVLKSGEVTAANGSQIDFCYFGLNNGFNYNKIISPDSVQLYTFSAIPNAINIQVINKQESCGCGVNFSVADFDSMTDDTPLRMLNISQSIAGLAEFDNTVPRVVLFKTSDGRKGAVKIKQFVNAGQQSYILCDIKITKP
- a CDS encoding DAPG hydrolase family protein, producing MMKLTKEIEKLMFKDIDALLSPKPIYLEAGIKRLENGMLHVAMRNVLHNCKGKMLDWWFKYFETTADLKLWHPHDHVAHGGWDSKWIKNENYIGATIHATESLGDIPPVPATIKFHDPAEIFNPEILKQAYANGDVSTVVYARIGFGENTPTDINGDPMDGYMVHVVRDMAQGCTLRSHFFLGALTADSDRQLPDEIGFGLMEHCYSEFTYLSQVLPSLYYAENKNGDKAPLLW
- a CDS encoding MFS transporter, with protein sequence MKKLSGMGRLALLLSSSLTIMVGTAIAPSLTEISKHLGFAKSPGWLITLPSLGVVLFAPFVGKLIDQKGPYVIMLWGLIPYAVLGTIGAVLRNPYLIIIDRLLLGGATAAVQASGTGLIAALFHGKARMKMIAWQGMSIELGGVVFLSIGGLLGELGWQYPFFIYLIGLVCAFLIVRTINLQPAPVAQHDESTDTRISLKLVVIIINSAFAMILFFVAFVGLPVYLTEVFHYSESAIGYFMAFISLIAVVAAGQMPKVVRKFSEFRVVATGFLFFMAGLGTFYLANSLLMLFIAALCMGIGFGFTIPLLNHMTLEESRPSNRGRNLGLYSMGVFGGQFLSSFITEISSDVALTFLNGAVLAFVVAIMLLLVTGKSSRFKIA
- a CDS encoding sigma-70 family RNA polymerase sigma factor; the protein is MRLPLPEQSDVLLLEECRKDNTKAYDILFDRYSGKLYNYALKYIRDEVKAEEAMMDLMFWLWDKRHELAPDVQLAPYLFRAMKHAVIKVMTRHQTQTVPLDFADDTATEDAGNRLRETELTALYHEKLSALSQQRQKVFRLSRHNNMSHAEIAKEMNLSLFTVKNHIKASLTYFRSELKDYIDISGVLIFLFFL